Proteins encoded together in one Chitinophaga varians window:
- a CDS encoding DeoR/GlpR family DNA-binding transcription regulator, translated as MLKKERQAYILHQVNLHNKVLSSHLSEQMGVSEDTIRRDLAELAKEGKMLKVHGGALSNSFHQGAVAQDVYAIEEKRIIATKAVELIRDGMFVLTTGGTTILQLARILPPELRATFVTVSLPAAFEYANHPNIEVIVIGDKLSKNSKITVGGEAIAKIRDIRADLCFIGVNAIDVQAGLTDNDWEVVQVKKTMVSTAKKVVAMCISEKVNTAEHLKVCNVEDIDILITELQPKSKKLQPYSSKGIKIL; from the coding sequence ATGCTAAAAAAGGAACGCCAGGCATATATCTTACATCAGGTCAACCTACATAACAAGGTATTGTCGTCACATCTGAGCGAACAGATGGGGGTATCGGAGGATACGATCCGCCGGGACCTTGCGGAGCTGGCCAAAGAAGGGAAAATGCTGAAGGTGCATGGTGGCGCGTTGTCCAACTCGTTTCACCAGGGGGCGGTAGCACAAGACGTATATGCCATAGAAGAGAAGCGCATTATTGCCACGAAGGCGGTGGAGCTGATACGCGACGGTATGTTTGTGCTGACCACAGGGGGCACCACTATCCTGCAGCTGGCACGGATATTACCGCCCGAACTGAGGGCTACTTTCGTGACGGTAAGTTTACCGGCAGCTTTTGAATATGCCAATCATCCGAACATAGAAGTGATTGTCATCGGTGACAAGTTATCCAAGAACTCGAAAATAACGGTAGGCGGCGAGGCGATCGCCAAAATCAGGGATATCCGGGCGGACCTGTGTTTTATCGGGGTGAACGCCATTGATGTACAGGCGGGCCTTACCGACAATGACTGGGAGGTGGTGCAGGTAAAGAAGACGATGGTCAGCACTGCCAAAAAAGTAGTGGCCATGTGTATCTCCGAAAAGGTGAACACTGCCGAGCATTTGAAAGTATGTAATGTGGAAGATATCGATATATTGATTACCGAGTTGCAGCCAAAATCGAAGAAGTTGCAACCATACAGTAGTAAAGGAATTAAGATTTTATAA
- a CDS encoding FAD-dependent oxidoreductase — protein sequence MIRQIKLWLLAICCLLTIPAALQAGAPKEVDICIYGGTSAGIMAAYTAKKLHKSVLLIEPGKHLGGLTTGGLGYTDIGNKYAITGLARDFYRRIGTHYGKFEQWIFEPHVASQTFDGYIQNAKLEIWSDHRLTSVRKENGYIREITVEGASPVVVRARMFIDCSYEGDLMAKAGVSYTVGREANSQYNETYNGVQLREKHQFPDGIDPYKIPGKPESGLLWGISPAPLAAQGAGDKCVQAYNFRICLTDRPDNMIPITQPEGYDPSRYELLLRVLEKAPAKNLWGFLKFDLMPNGKTDINNNGAFSTDMIGMNFDYPEADAAKRKEIIREHEQYNKGLLYFIGHDPRMPEHLRREMLKWGYPKDEYVSNGHWSPQLYVREVRRMVGEYVMTQANCQGRATVTDGVGMAAYTMDSHNCQRLVVNGMVKNEGDVQIGGFGPYPISYRALVPKTGECANLLVPVCLSATHIAYGSIRMEPVFMVLAQSAATAAAVAIDSKVPVQQVAVKKVQQMLAANPLADNSTPEILVDNDDAAHVTLKGDWKKDWKGAYGPSLYLDDSHGSVPKSARFTPEIQQEAEYQVYSYLPKLANQATVTHVRVFDGKQVNPVKIETHAIKVEGQTSGEWVLLGSYRLPKGKKAYVEISNEQADGPVVADALLFIAR from the coding sequence ATGATCAGACAAATTAAATTGTGGCTGCTGGCCATCTGTTGCCTGTTGACCATACCGGCTGCCTTACAGGCCGGGGCTCCTAAGGAAGTGGACATTTGTATATATGGCGGCACTTCCGCCGGTATTATGGCGGCTTATACCGCCAAAAAGCTGCACAAATCCGTATTGCTGATAGAGCCGGGCAAACACCTCGGCGGACTGACCACCGGCGGTCTTGGTTATACGGATATCGGCAACAAATACGCGATCACCGGACTGGCCCGCGATTTTTACCGTCGTATCGGCACACACTACGGAAAATTTGAGCAGTGGATTTTTGAGCCGCACGTAGCTTCACAGACATTTGACGGGTATATACAAAACGCAAAGCTGGAAATCTGGTCCGATCACCGGCTCACCAGTGTGCGCAAGGAAAACGGCTATATCCGTGAAATCACTGTGGAAGGCGCTTCCCCGGTGGTGGTAAGGGCCCGTATGTTCATCGATTGTTCTTACGAAGGGGACCTGATGGCCAAAGCTGGCGTTTCGTATACCGTTGGCCGTGAGGCCAACAGCCAGTATAATGAGACTTACAACGGGGTGCAGCTCCGCGAAAAGCACCAGTTCCCCGACGGGATAGATCCTTACAAGATACCGGGCAAACCGGAAAGCGGATTGTTATGGGGGATCAGTCCTGCCCCGCTGGCCGCACAAGGGGCAGGCGACAAGTGCGTGCAGGCGTACAATTTCCGTATCTGCCTGACGGACCGTCCGGACAATATGATTCCGATCACGCAGCCGGAAGGATATGATCCTTCCCGTTATGAGCTGCTGTTGCGCGTACTGGAAAAAGCGCCGGCAAAAAACCTGTGGGGTTTTCTGAAGTTTGACCTGATGCCTAACGGTAAGACAGACATCAACAACAACGGTGCGTTTTCCACGGATATGATCGGGATGAATTTCGATTATCCTGAGGCGGATGCTGCCAAACGGAAGGAGATCATCCGGGAGCATGAGCAGTACAACAAAGGACTGTTGTATTTCATTGGCCATGATCCGCGGATGCCGGAGCATTTGCGCAGGGAGATGTTGAAATGGGGATATCCTAAGGATGAATATGTCAGCAACGGGCATTGGTCGCCGCAGCTGTATGTGCGTGAGGTGCGCCGTATGGTGGGTGAATATGTAATGACGCAGGCCAACTGCCAGGGACGTGCCACCGTGACGGATGGCGTAGGCATGGCGGCCTATACGATGGATTCACATAACTGTCAGCGGCTGGTGGTGAATGGCATGGTGAAGAACGAGGGAGATGTGCAGATTGGTGGTTTTGGCCCGTATCCTATTTCTTACCGGGCGCTGGTGCCTAAAACCGGTGAATGTGCCAATCTGCTGGTGCCGGTATGTTTATCCGCCACTCATATCGCCTACGGTTCCATCCGGATGGAGCCGGTATTTATGGTACTGGCGCAATCCGCCGCTACCGCCGCGGCAGTGGCTATCGACAGCAAGGTGCCAGTGCAGCAGGTGGCCGTGAAGAAAGTGCAGCAAATGCTGGCGGCTAATCCGCTGGCCGATAACAGCACGCCGGAAATACTGGTGGACAACGACGATGCCGCCCATGTAACGCTGAAGGGCGACTGGAAAAAAGACTGGAAGGGCGCCTATGGCCCGTCGTTGTACCTGGATGACAGCCATGGGAGTGTGCCGAAATCTGCACGTTTCACCCCCGAAATACAGCAGGAAGCCGAATACCAGGTTTACAGCTATCTGCCTAAGCTGGCCAACCAGGCTACTGTTACCCATGTGCGGGTTTTTGACGGAAAACAGGTAAATCCGGTGAAGATAGAGACCCATGCCATTAAGGTGGAGGGGCAGACTTCCGGTGAATGGGTGCTGCTGGGAAGTTACCGTTTGCCGAAGGGGAAGAAAGCGTATGTGGAGATCAGTAATGAGCAGGCGGATGGCCCGGTGGTGGCGGATGCGCTGTTGTTTATCGCCCGTTGA
- a CDS encoding RagB/SusD family nutrient uptake outer membrane protein, which produces MKYSILAILSVLLFASCEKLLEEKPQSIAAEQFYNNTAEVQAGLNAIYTPIRAGGIMGALYQIQQEIYTEYMYGRGSHAPLNDYAGLDNTNITRVADMWAAFYEAIRNANIVIQKVPAGKNIGDADKSKFLGEARFMRALLYFHLVRNWAGVPIRKENNMDSLNVPRSSKEAVYQLILEDLLFAEANLPDAARLVGAPSKWAARTVLADVYMNLNDYQKARDKALEVIQSGKFSLVNVTVSADFDKLFGPDIITTPEEIFYLKFSRQPNGQGFQYPMYTHYPGAGYYPPGGYYTLYSDAVNNTFVRNWDKNDLRYDYNWYVQTFGLGPSTILNKKFSDRTTTTAAGNDYPMYRYADLLLFYAECDSRVNNGPTTDALEKLNMIHRRAYGRNPLVADASVDFKMTDYGSLQAFVDQVVKERAYEDCSEGKHWLDLKRLGIAKEVIKAMKGITMADKHLLWPVPTIEYNYNKAIDPIKDQNPGY; this is translated from the coding sequence ATGAAATATAGTATCCTCGCCATATTGTCTGTATTGCTGTTTGCTTCCTGCGAAAAACTGCTGGAGGAAAAACCGCAGTCCATCGCAGCGGAACAGTTCTATAATAATACCGCCGAAGTGCAGGCGGGGCTGAATGCCATTTACACGCCCATCCGTGCAGGAGGCATCATGGGGGCGCTGTACCAGATACAGCAGGAGATTTACACGGAGTATATGTATGGCCGTGGCAGCCACGCTCCGCTGAATGATTATGCCGGGCTGGACAACACCAACATCACCCGCGTGGCCGATATGTGGGCTGCTTTTTATGAAGCCATCCGCAATGCCAATATTGTAATTCAGAAGGTACCGGCCGGTAAAAATATCGGAGATGCCGATAAAAGTAAATTCCTGGGAGAAGCCCGTTTTATGCGGGCCTTGCTATATTTTCACCTGGTGCGCAACTGGGCGGGCGTGCCCATTCGCAAGGAAAACAATATGGACTCCCTGAATGTGCCGAGGAGCAGCAAAGAAGCGGTATATCAGCTGATACTTGAAGACCTTTTGTTTGCCGAAGCCAACCTGCCGGACGCCGCGCGGCTGGTGGGCGCTCCATCCAAATGGGCCGCCAGGACGGTACTGGCGGATGTGTACATGAACCTGAACGACTATCAGAAGGCACGTGACAAGGCACTGGAGGTGATACAGTCCGGTAAGTTTTCACTGGTGAACGTGACCGTATCGGCCGACTTTGATAAGCTGTTTGGCCCGGATATCATCACCACGCCGGAAGAAATTTTTTACCTGAAATTCTCCCGCCAGCCTAACGGCCAGGGTTTCCAGTATCCGATGTACACACATTATCCGGGGGCGGGCTATTATCCTCCCGGCGGATATTATACTTTGTACAGTGATGCGGTAAATAATACTTTTGTGCGGAACTGGGACAAGAACGATCTGCGGTATGATTATAACTGGTATGTACAAACGTTTGGCCTTGGACCCAGTACTATTCTTAACAAGAAATTCAGCGACCGTACCACCACCACCGCAGCGGGAAATGATTATCCGATGTACCGTTATGCCGATTTGTTGTTATTTTACGCAGAATGCGACAGCCGTGTAAATAACGGTCCCACTACAGACGCATTGGAGAAACTGAATATGATACACCGCCGGGCCTACGGCAGGAACCCGCTGGTGGCAGACGCCTCGGTCGATTTCAAAATGACGGATTACGGCAGTTTACAGGCTTTTGTTGACCAGGTAGTGAAAGAGCGCGCCTATGAAGACTGCAGCGAAGGCAAGCACTGGCTGGACCTGAAGCGGCTGGGCATCGCCAAAGAGGTGATCAAAGCCATGAAGGGCATTACCATGGCCGATAAACATTTGCTGTGGCCTGTTCCTACGATAGAATACAACTATAATAAAGCAATTGATCCAATAAAAGACCAAAATCCCGGGTATTAA
- a CDS encoding TonB-dependent receptor, whose product MKLSAIIVLCACLQVSAKGYSQSVSLSEKNVPLEKVFRAIEKQTGYVFFFDHRLLDNTRRVTVEVTAVPLEKALELCLRQQSLSWSIVGRNIVIEPSENGKNAPPATPPQEQPVTGRVTAATGEPLPGATVVVKGSKTGTQTDADGFFKLTAPRTAVLVISYIGYTPQEVAAAGKQPLQVRLEAEVNKANEVVVIGYGTAKKSDLTGSVSQIKSADITAQPNTNIMQALTGRAPGVRVMQNNGAPGGAISVRIRGINSIMGGNDPLYVIDGFPYNGNPTFLQPADIASMEILKDASSTAIYGSRGANGIVIITTKAGRKKEATNVEVNAGYTIQSVSKKMKLMNAQQYATLYNEQAANDGQAAYFTKAQIDSFGLNPGTDWQSLVMHKAPIYNTSATVSGGTDRTRFSLSGGMFLQDGIVRNSNYKRYSVRGSVEHDISKIFSVSYNATLTRMDTRSQNSSLGNRGSDLISAMLMAPPTLTPYLPDGSYRRLTTAYPFISNAIINPMVPINEIADRLKGDRVFSNAALTIKPWKDLSLRISGGIDNLNDRADYYADIEPSTNSVGSATVRTTQSTSLLNENVLHYNKKLGIHGINVTAGFTYQDYVRTTLDGSGIGFLSDVTKTGSLGSAGTPGIPASSYEKWVLLSYLARVNYTLLDRYLFTISVRRDGSSRYSPGNKWSNFPSAAIAWRASDEPFLKGSKVVSDLKVRASYGATGSTAVSPYQTMNQLRPGNTIFGDALYTAFAPGTVLPGNLKWETTYQADFGIDAALFDDRVRVTADFYDKRTRNLLNTVQLPASMGYRTTLQNVGEMENKGMEFSVDVDVMKQAVTWNVNANISFNRNKIVKLYNGQDIFGNTLYTGSLNDYVNLLREGQPFGIFYGYVETGYTAQGNLQYADLNKDGKISADDKTYIGNPNPDFTYGINSVTSYKGLELSIFIQGSKGNDIFNLNKAAALDLGMGLNLPAEVAYDHWTPENTQAKYPKITRTLAGNMSTRFVEDGSYLRFKNIQLAYNIPLEKMHVKWFKKAQVYVSGQNLITITRYSWYDPEVNAFGSLLAPGAMSSVNQGIDYATYPTNKSVTFGIRCGF is encoded by the coding sequence ATGAAATTATCAGCCATCATCGTACTGTGTGCCTGTTTACAGGTCAGCGCAAAGGGATATTCCCAAAGCGTTTCCCTGTCCGAAAAAAATGTGCCGCTCGAAAAAGTTTTCCGCGCTATCGAAAAACAAACGGGCTACGTCTTTTTCTTCGATCACCGCCTGCTCGATAACACGCGGCGTGTAACCGTGGAAGTGACAGCTGTGCCGCTGGAAAAAGCGCTGGAGCTATGCCTCCGCCAGCAGTCCCTTTCCTGGAGCATCGTAGGCCGGAATATAGTGATAGAACCGTCGGAGAACGGGAAAAACGCGCCGCCGGCGACACCACCGCAAGAACAGCCGGTCACCGGCCGTGTGACCGCCGCCACAGGGGAGCCGCTGCCAGGCGCCACAGTAGTGGTCAAAGGCAGCAAGACCGGCACCCAGACGGACGCCGATGGGTTTTTTAAACTGACAGCTCCCCGTACAGCCGTTCTCGTTATCTCTTATATCGGCTATACGCCGCAGGAAGTTGCCGCCGCCGGTAAACAGCCGCTGCAGGTACGCCTGGAAGCGGAGGTGAACAAAGCCAACGAAGTAGTAGTGATCGGCTATGGCACCGCCAAAAAAAGTGATCTTACCGGCTCCGTATCACAGATCAAATCCGCAGACATCACCGCACAGCCCAATACCAATATTATGCAGGCATTGACCGGCCGCGCCCCGGGCGTACGCGTGATGCAGAACAACGGCGCCCCGGGAGGCGCTATCAGCGTACGTATCCGCGGTATCAATTCCATCATGGGCGGCAACGACCCGCTATATGTCATCGACGGGTTTCCCTACAACGGCAACCCCACCTTTTTGCAACCTGCCGATATCGCTTCCATGGAAATTCTCAAAGACGCTTCTTCTACGGCCATCTACGGCTCCCGCGGCGCAAACGGCATCGTGATCATCACCACCAAAGCAGGCAGGAAAAAAGAAGCCACCAACGTGGAAGTGAACGCAGGATATACCATTCAGTCCGTTTCAAAAAAGATGAAACTGATGAATGCACAACAATATGCTACCCTGTATAACGAACAGGCAGCCAACGATGGACAGGCAGCCTACTTCACCAAAGCACAGATAGATTCGTTCGGGCTGAACCCCGGCACCGACTGGCAGTCCCTCGTGATGCACAAAGCACCTATCTATAATACCAGCGCCACCGTCAGCGGCGGAACGGACAGGACACGCTTTTCCCTTTCCGGCGGCATGTTCCTGCAGGATGGTATTGTACGCAACAGTAACTACAAACGCTACTCTGTCCGCGGCAGCGTAGAACATGATATCAGTAAAATATTCAGCGTGTCCTATAATGCCACGCTAACGCGCATGGACACACGCAGCCAGAATTCCAGCCTTGGTAACCGCGGCAGTGACCTGATCTCCGCCATGCTGATGGCGCCACCCACGCTCACGCCCTATCTGCCTGATGGCAGCTACCGCCGCCTTACTACCGCCTATCCTTTTATCTCCAATGCCATCATCAACCCGATGGTGCCCATCAATGAGATAGCAGACCGCCTGAAAGGCGACCGCGTGTTTTCCAATGCCGCCCTTACCATCAAGCCATGGAAAGACTTGTCCCTCCGCATTTCCGGCGGTATAGACAACCTGAACGACAGGGCGGACTACTATGCCGATATTGAGCCCTCCACCAATTCCGTGGGTTCCGCAACAGTGAGGACCACGCAGTCCACCAGCCTGCTTAATGAAAACGTGTTGCACTACAACAAAAAGCTGGGCATCCATGGGATCAATGTGACTGCCGGTTTTACCTACCAGGATTATGTGCGCACCACCCTTGACGGCTCCGGGATCGGGTTCCTCAGTGACGTCACCAAAACCGGTTCGCTCGGAAGTGCCGGCACGCCCGGTATTCCGGCCAGCAGCTATGAAAAATGGGTATTGCTTTCTTACCTCGCCAGGGTGAACTATACTTTACTGGACAGGTATCTTTTTACCATAAGTGTGCGCCGGGATGGATCTTCCCGTTATTCCCCGGGCAATAAATGGAGCAACTTTCCTTCCGCCGCCATTGCATGGAGAGCCAGTGACGAACCTTTCCTGAAAGGGTCAAAAGTGGTATCTGACCTGAAAGTACGGGCCAGTTACGGCGCTACCGGCAGCACCGCGGTAAGCCCCTATCAGACGATGAACCAGTTACGGCCTGGTAACACTATCTTCGGCGATGCGCTGTACACCGCCTTTGCCCCCGGTACGGTGCTGCCTGGTAACCTTAAATGGGAAACTACCTACCAGGCAGATTTTGGTATAGATGCCGCTCTCTTTGATGACAGGGTGCGTGTTACGGCAGATTTCTATGATAAACGCACCAGGAACCTGCTGAATACCGTACAGCTGCCCGCTTCCATGGGATACCGCACTACGCTGCAAAACGTGGGGGAAATGGAAAACAAAGGCATGGAGTTCTCCGTGGACGTGGACGTGATGAAACAAGCCGTCACCTGGAACGTAAATGCCAACATATCCTTTAACCGCAACAAAATCGTGAAGCTGTACAATGGACAGGATATCTTCGGAAATACACTGTATACCGGTTCGCTGAACGATTACGTGAACCTGCTGCGCGAAGGGCAACCGTTTGGCATCTTTTACGGCTACGTGGAAACCGGTTACACCGCACAGGGAAATTTGCAGTATGCCGATCTCAATAAAGATGGAAAAATCAGCGCAGATGATAAAACCTACATCGGCAATCCCAATCCTGATTTTACTTACGGCATCAACTCCGTGACCAGCTACAAAGGATTGGAATTGTCCATCTTTATACAAGGCTCCAAAGGCAATGATATTTTTAACCTCAACAAAGCCGCCGCGCTGGACCTGGGGATGGGCCTGAACCTCCCTGCGGAAGTGGCTTACGACCACTGGACGCCTGAAAACACACAGGCGAAATATCCCAAGATCACCCGCACGCTGGCCGGTAATATGTCTACCCGTTTTGTGGAAGACGGTTCCTATCTGCGGTTTAAAAATATACAACTGGCCTATAACATCCCCCTGGAAAAAATGCACGTGAAATGGTTTAAAAAAGCACAGGTATATGTAAGCGGACAAAACCTGATCACGATCACCCGTTACTCGTGGTATGATCCGGAGGTGAATGCGTTTGGATCCCTGCTGGCGCCCGGTGCCATGAGTTCCGTTAACCAGGGAATTGATTACGCTACCTATCCTACCAACAAATCAGTAACGTTCGGTATCAGATGTGGTTTTTGA
- a CDS encoding FecR family protein yields MEQTPLSTLITRYLNEELSEEETAQLWETLREGHGEEAWKEALLALLQDKDKHGHADTERMEQIYDSIRPADTPVVPVRRRWIYPAAAAVILAVLVASAALWRSRGPQPQLAGHPAAAVHEVTPGSNKAMLTLADGSTITLDSAGNGALAQQGNVQVVQVNNGQLAYQASGSHAAGAVQYNTLAIPRGGQFRVTLPDGTNVWINAASSLRYPTAFTSTDRTVELTGEAYFEVAKMPEKPFHVKVRNMDVQVLGTHFNVMAYTEETSMQTTLLEGAVKVHTAGAQTALRPGQQLRMEQTGRLSVVDNVNTDEIIAWKNGYFQFNHEKLPGVMRQIARWYDVDIAYEGNIPDREFGGKISRNSSIEEVLRILELSKVHFRIEKKKIIVIP; encoded by the coding sequence ATGGAACAAACACCTTTATCAACCCTGATAACAAGATATCTTAACGAAGAGCTGAGCGAAGAAGAAACCGCACAGCTCTGGGAAACCCTGCGGGAAGGCCATGGGGAGGAGGCCTGGAAAGAAGCCCTGCTGGCCCTGTTGCAGGATAAGGACAAACACGGTCATGCCGATACGGAACGGATGGAACAAATCTATGACTCCATCCGCCCGGCAGATACGCCGGTTGTACCTGTGCGCCGCCGCTGGATATACCCCGCTGCGGCAGCCGTGATACTGGCCGTCCTCGTAGCATCGGCCGCCCTGTGGCGGTCGCGCGGGCCACAACCGCAGCTGGCAGGCCATCCTGCGGCAGCAGTGCACGAGGTGACACCGGGAAGCAATAAAGCCATGCTTACGCTCGCAGACGGCAGCACTATCACGCTCGACAGCGCCGGAAACGGCGCCCTGGCGCAACAAGGCAATGTGCAGGTAGTGCAGGTCAATAATGGCCAGCTGGCCTATCAGGCCAGCGGCAGTCACGCTGCCGGAGCGGTACAATACAATACCCTGGCCATTCCCCGCGGCGGACAGTTCCGCGTGACGCTGCCGGACGGTACCAACGTCTGGATCAACGCGGCTTCCAGCCTGCGTTATCCAACAGCCTTCACCAGCACAGACCGCACAGTGGAGCTTACTGGGGAAGCCTACTTTGAAGTGGCGAAAATGCCGGAAAAACCTTTCCACGTGAAAGTCCGCAATATGGACGTACAGGTGCTGGGAACACACTTTAACGTGATGGCCTATACGGAAGAAACTTCTATGCAGACCACCCTGCTGGAAGGCGCCGTGAAAGTACATACCGCCGGCGCGCAGACAGCCCTGCGGCCCGGTCAGCAGCTACGCATGGAACAGACAGGCCGGCTCTCCGTTGTCGATAATGTAAACACTGATGAAATCATCGCCTGGAAAAACGGCTACTTTCAGTTCAACCACGAAAAACTGCCGGGCGTCATGCGGCAGATAGCCCGCTGGTACGATGTGGACATTGCCTATGAAGGCAATATCCCCGACCGGGAATTCGGTGGTAAAATATCCCGCAACAGCAGCATAGAAGAAGTCCTGAGAATACTCGAGCTAAGCAAGGTCCATTTCAGAATAGAAAAAAAGAAGATCATCGTAATACCATGA
- a CDS encoding RNA polymerase sigma factor, whose product MHSIPHNETELLKRLANGDAVAYRELFVRHWDAVYSSALLLSRSPDIAEDIAQEIFVTLWEKRAQLAQVEKLDAYFFIMARNLLYSRLRKLASQDAYRQYLLNYQHETSHSGTEARAEFRELENAIHAAIHRLPPQQQKAFRMSRFEGMGHEEIARAMGLSRITIKSYIVQALATLRKLLEHYPGLFFFIIATLARHY is encoded by the coding sequence ATGCATTCAATTCCACATAATGAAACCGAACTACTGAAACGTTTGGCCAACGGGGACGCGGTAGCTTACCGCGAACTGTTCGTGCGTCATTGGGATGCGGTGTATTCTTCCGCCCTGCTGCTCTCCCGTTCTCCCGATATCGCTGAAGATATTGCCCAGGAGATATTTGTGACCCTCTGGGAAAAACGTGCGCAGCTGGCACAGGTGGAGAAGCTGGACGCCTACTTCTTTATCATGGCCCGTAACCTGCTCTACAGCCGGCTGCGCAAATTAGCCTCCCAGGACGCCTACCGGCAGTACCTGCTGAACTACCAACACGAAACCTCTCACTCCGGCACAGAAGCCCGGGCAGAATTCCGGGAACTGGAAAATGCTATTCACGCCGCCATCCACCGCCTGCCTCCCCAGCAACAGAAAGCTTTTCGCATGAGCCGCTTTGAAGGCATGGGGCACGAAGAGATCGCCCGTGCGATGGGCCTCTCCCGCATCACGATAAAAAGTTATATCGTACAGGCACTGGCCACGCTCCGTAAGCTATTGGAGCATTATCCCGGTTTATTCTTCTTCATAATAGCTACCCTCGCCCGGCACTACTGA
- a CDS encoding nitrilase family protein gives MEKLKVATAQFENKSGDKAYNLQQINDMAAQAAAQGAQAIAFHECSVTGYTFARHLSKEQMLDLAEFIPDGPSIQRLTAIAREHNIAVLAGLFEKDAADKLYKAYVCVDKNGLVAKYRKLHPFINPHLTPGDEYVVFDLLGWKCGILICYDNNVIENVRATALLGADIIFMPHVTMCTPSSRPGAGFVDPALWLNREADPTSLRLEFDSLKGRGWLMKWLPARAYDNAVYVVFSNPIGMDDDQLKNGCSMILDPFGDILAECRKLGNDFAIATLTPEKLQQAGGYRYRKARRPDLYRNVIGQQHTSEQKVVWLDNK, from the coding sequence ATGGAAAAGTTAAAAGTAGCAACCGCCCAATTTGAGAACAAAAGTGGAGACAAGGCCTATAACCTCCAACAGATAAACGATATGGCCGCCCAGGCAGCCGCTCAGGGCGCCCAGGCCATTGCCTTTCACGAGTGCTCCGTGACCGGCTACACCTTTGCCCGCCATCTTTCCAAAGAGCAGATGCTGGACCTGGCTGAATTTATTCCGGACGGTCCCAGTATCCAACGGCTTACCGCTATTGCCCGTGAACACAATATCGCTGTTCTGGCGGGCCTCTTTGAAAAAGATGCTGCCGATAAACTGTACAAAGCCTACGTATGTGTCGATAAAAACGGACTGGTGGCCAAATACCGTAAGCTGCATCCATTTATCAATCCTCACCTGACGCCGGGCGATGAATATGTGGTGTTTGACCTGCTGGGCTGGAAATGCGGTATCCTGATCTGCTACGATAACAACGTGATCGAAAATGTAAGGGCCACCGCGTTGCTGGGGGCTGATATCATCTTTATGCCCCACGTGACCATGTGTACCCCTTCTTCCCGCCCTGGCGCCGGATTTGTAGACCCTGCCCTGTGGCTGAACCGCGAAGCCGACCCTACTTCCCTGCGGCTGGAATTTGACAGCCTCAAAGGCCGCGGCTGGCTCATGAAATGGTTGCCCGCCCGTGCGTATGACAACGCCGTATACGTAGTTTTCTCCAACCCTATCGGTATGGACGACGATCAGCTGAAAAACGGCTGCTCCATGATACTGGACCCGTTCGGTGATATCCTGGCCGAATGCCGCAAACTGGGCAACGATTTCGCCATCGCCACCCTGACGCCCGAAAAGCTGCAACAGGCCGGCGGCTACCGCTACCGGAAAGCCCGCCGCCCCGATCTCTACCGCAATGTTATTGGCCAGCAACATACTTCCGAACAGAAGGTGGTATGGCTGGACAATAAATAA
- a CDS encoding YdeI/OmpD-associated family protein: protein MTKNPNEPVFFETGAAFRKWLDKNHHKADELLVGYYKTGSGKKSMSWSESVDEAICYGWIDGVRKSIDAESYTIRFTPRKAKSIWSAINIKKVEDLTREGRMMPAGLAAFNKRELKRSAIYTYELEESEKLSKEYEQQFRANEKAWAFYQRMAASYRKHTAHWVMTGKQAATREKRLAELIRDCAEGKKVKKYNY, encoded by the coding sequence ATGACAAAAAATCCAAATGAGCCTGTATTTTTTGAGACAGGGGCCGCCTTCCGTAAATGGCTGGATAAAAATCATCATAAGGCAGACGAGTTGCTGGTTGGATATTACAAGACCGGTTCGGGAAAAAAATCGATGTCATGGTCGGAGTCAGTGGACGAAGCGATCTGTTACGGCTGGATAGACGGTGTCCGCAAATCCATCGACGCGGAGAGTTACACCATCCGCTTTACGCCCCGCAAGGCTAAAAGCATCTGGAGCGCCATTAATATCAAGAAGGTGGAGGATCTTACCCGCGAAGGCCGTATGATGCCGGCCGGCCTCGCCGCTTTCAACAAACGGGAACTGAAGCGTTCCGCCATTTATACTTATGAGCTGGAAGAGTCGGAGAAGCTCTCGAAGGAATATGAGCAACAGTTCCGCGCCAACGAAAAAGCCTGGGCCTTCTATCAGAGAATGGCGGCTTCCTATCGTAAGCACACCGCCCACTGGGTGATGACAGGCAAACAAGCCGCCACCCGGGAGAAACGGCTGGCCGAGCTGATACGGGACTGCGCAGAGGGAAAGAAAGTGAAAAAATATAACTATTAA